One region of Deltaproteobacteria bacterium genomic DNA includes:
- a CDS encoding phenylacetate--CoA ligase, with amino-acid sequence MNIWDREYECMPREELAQLQLERLQATLNRVYKNVAFYRKKFKEIGFEPEELIDLNDLQELPFTWSKDVSDAYPYDLFAVPLREVVRVHSSSGATDKPVVVGYTRQDLHHWSELVARILTAAGVTADDVVQITLNYGLVTGGLGIHNGAELIGASVLPTSVGRTERQIQIMKDYRTTVLVATPSYALVIASRMEEMGIDAKTINLRYALLAGEPWSEEMRMEIEERLFVKATDNYGLSEIMGPGVAGECLCQRGMHLNEDHFIAEIVDPQTGQRLSAGQEGELVLTTLTKEAFPLIRFRTRDLCSIITEPCDCGRTTVRLSRVRGRCDEVLIIKGVNIIPDRIGDILEEIQGKRPLYQLLVEREHNLDRLTILVEVSEDMFFDKMREQRALVEKMKGKIAGGIGVTPRIVLVEPSTIKRDEETGPGVIDRRPCCHIHQP; translated from the coding sequence ATGAATATCTGGGACAGGGAATACGAATGCATGCCAAGGGAAGAATTGGCTCAGCTGCAGCTCGAAAGGCTGCAGGCTACTCTCAACAGAGTTTACAAGAATGTAGCCTTCTACCGGAAGAAATTTAAAGAGATCGGTTTCGAGCCGGAAGAACTCATAGACCTGAATGATTTGCAGGAGCTGCCCTTCACCTGGAGCAAAGATGTTAGTGATGCCTATCCGTACGATCTATTTGCTGTACCCCTCCGCGAAGTGGTCAGGGTGCATTCTTCTTCCGGTGCTACGGACAAACCTGTGGTAGTGGGGTACACCCGGCAGGATCTGCACCACTGGAGTGAACTGGTTGCCCGGATTCTCACTGCTGCTGGAGTCACGGCAGATGATGTGGTGCAAATTACCCTCAATTATGGGCTGGTTACAGGGGGATTGGGGATTCACAACGGGGCTGAGTTGATAGGGGCTTCGGTGCTTCCCACCTCGGTTGGTCGCACCGAGCGCCAGATCCAGATTATGAAGGATTATCGGACGACTGTTCTGGTAGCAACACCTTCCTATGCATTGGTCATCGCCTCCCGTATGGAAGAAATGGGGATTGATGCCAAGACCATCAACCTCAGATACGCCCTGCTGGCCGGAGAGCCGTGGTCTGAAGAAATGCGGATGGAGATAGAGGAGCGCCTGTTTGTCAAGGCCACAGACAACTATGGACTCAGTGAAATCATGGGGCCGGGAGTAGCAGGAGAATGTCTCTGCCAGCGGGGAATGCACCTGAATGAAGACCATTTCATTGCCGAGATTGTGGATCCCCAGACAGGGCAGCGTTTGAGTGCAGGGCAAGAGGGCGAATTGGTGCTTACCACGCTCACCAAAGAAGCCTTTCCCCTGATCCGCTTTCGCACCCGTGACCTCTGCTCCATTATTACCGAACCCTGTGACTGTGGCAGAACAACAGTGCGCTTGAGCCGTGTGCGGGGCAGGTGTGACGAAGTGCTCATCATCAAGGGGGTAAATATTATTCCAGACCGCATCGGCGATATTCTAGAAGAGATCCAGGGCAAGAGGCCGCTCTATCAGCTTCTGGTGGAACGCGAACACAACCTCGACCGGCTCACTATTCTGGTGGAGGTATCTGAGGATATGTTTTTCGACAAGATGCGCGAGCAGCGCGCCCTGGTAGAAAAAATGAAAGGAAAGATTGCCGGTGGCATTGGTGTGACACCGCGCATAGTACTGGTTGAACCGTCTACTATCAAAAGGGACGAGGAAACAGGCCCTGGAGTCATAGACCGCAGACCCTGCTGCCACATTCATCAGCCATGA